In Procambarus clarkii isolate CNS0578487 chromosome 60, FALCON_Pclarkii_2.0, whole genome shotgun sequence, one genomic interval encodes:
- the scf gene encoding calumenin, translating into MARHTLLCLLFVVAVMGKPADEEKKSRVHSEKLSDEEHFVNDEHNVDYDHEAFLGEDEARTFDQLTPEESKDRLSKIVDKIDLDHDGKVTETELKEWIEYTQGRYIKEDVKRQWNVNNPENKETLYWSDYKVMVYGFMDNMDPSEVDDYAEGMTYSEMMKRDQRRWEMADKDNDGALVLEEFTDFLHPEEAKHMQGIVVTETMEDIDKDKDGKISLEEYIGDMYRGDDSEFEPAWVSNERDQFREFRDKDGDGYLDEEEVKGWIIPPDYNHSEAEAKHLIYEADSDGDKVLTKEEILNKYDVFVGSQATDFGEALVRHDEF; encoded by the exons ATGGCGCGACACACACTGCTTTGTTTATTGTTTGTAGTGGCTGTCATGGGAAAACCTGCTGATGAAGAGAAAAAATCAAGAGTACATAGT GAAAAACTTAGTGATGAAGAACACTTTGTAAATGATGAACACAATGTAGACTACGACCATGAAGCTTTCTTGGGAGAAGATGAGGCTCGGACTTTTGATCAGCTTACGCCGGAAGAAAGTAAAGATAGATTGAG CAAAATAGTTGATAAGATTGACCTTGACCATGATGGCAAAGTGACAGAGACGGAACTAAAAGAATGGATAGAGTACACTCAAGGTCGCTATATTAAGGAGGATGTGAAGAGGCAGTGGAATGTCAACAACCCAGAGAATAAAGAAACTCTATACTGGTCAGATTACAAGGTCATGGTTTATGGCTTTATGGATA ACATGGACCCATCTGAGGTTGATGATTATGCTGAAGGCATGACGTATTCTGAAATGATGAAGCGAGATCAGCGTCGATGGGAAATGGCAGACAAAGATAATGATGGTGCTCTCGTACTTGAAGAGTTTACGGATTTCCTTCATCCAGAAGAAGCCAAGCACATGCAGGGCATTGTGGTGACGGAAACAATGGAAGATATTGATAAAGACAAAGATGGAAAAATTTCCTTGGAAGAATACATTG GTGACATGTACCGTGGTGACGATAGTGAATTTGAGCCAGCGTGGGTGAGCAATGAACGAGACCAGTTCAGAGAGTTTAGAGACAAGGATGGAGATGGGTATCTGGACGAGGAAGAG GTGAAAGGGTGGATTATTCCACCAGATTACAACCACTCTGAGGCAGAGGCTAAGCATCTTATTTATGAGGCGGACAGTGATGGCGACAAAGTACTTACTAAGGAAGAGATCCTCAACAAATATGATGTTTTTGTTGGCTCTCAAGCAACAGACTTTGGGGAAGCATTAGTCAGACATGatgaattttaa